GGTCAACATAGGTCCAGGTCCAGTCAAGAAGTCTGATAACGTTCTCAACCTGGGAGTAGTCAATATACTGCCCCTCTCCCGTTCTTTCCCTGTAGTTTAGGGCTGCAACAACTGCAACAGCACACATCAAAGCCGTTGTCCAGTCAGCTATCCACACGCCCGACTTTAACGGACCTCTGCCTTCAAATCCTGTTATGTAAGCCAAACCACCCTCACTCTGTGCTATTGCATCGTACGATGTTCTCCCGGTGTATGGCCCCCATGAGCCGAAACCTGAAACGTGAAGCTGTATTATTCCGGGGTTAATCTCTCTGAGCCTGTCGTAACTCAGTCCCCACTTCGAGAGTCTTCCGGGGGTGAGGTTATCAACAACAACATCGCTTTTCTTCACAAACTCGTAGAAAAGTTCCCTGGCCTTTGGATGGCCGAGATGCATTCCGACCCAGTACTTGTTGTGGTTTTGTTCCAGCAGCCCGGGAGAGAGGTTTCTCCAGAAGTAGGCGTAGGGTGTAACGTATCTCATCTGGTCTCCTCTTCTTGCCTCGAACTTGATTACTTCTGCCCCAAACTCAGCAAGATAATCGGTGGCTGCAGGCCCGAGAACAACACTGCAAACCTCGAGAACCCTGATACCCTTCAGAGGTTCCGGCCTGTCAAAGATATCTTCGGCCCCAAGCAATTTTTTAACATAATCCATATACTCCTCAACGCTCAAGACAATCCCTCCACGCAGTATTAATTATTGGGTAAATTACTACGGTATAAAGTTTTCGATTTCCAATTTTAAAGAGTTATGAATCAAAATATGTGTCCAAACTGCCCGCTACGTTCCGCCCTCTTCATTAACTCCTTCAGCTTATCAAACGTCTTAATGCCGTATTTTATAGTACCCAGGAGCTGTATCTGAAAAATCTGAGCAGTTATGAATGCGTCTGCAAGAGCGTTATGGCGATACGGCGTTTTAATACCGTATTTTTCAGCCAGCCTGTCCAGCGTCATCTCGTTTATTGGCCTTTCACCAAGAATGTAGCAGAGTGCCCTCTCCAGGTCGATGATGTCGATTCTTTCGTTTTTCATTTTGTAACCTTCTTTTTTCAGTGCCCTCCTGAGAAAGTTGTAGTCGATCTCTATAGCATAGCCAACCAGAACTTTCCCATTTACGAGCCTGAATATCTCATCCGCCAGTTCGCAAAAGCTTCTGGCTTTTTCCAGCTTTTTTGGATCGAGACCATGAATCTTTATGGTCTCGATTTTAAACTTCTCTGGCCTTATCAGGCTGTAGTAGCTCTCTCCTGCCAGTATACGAGTCCCGACTATTGGTACTGCACCTATTGCCAGCATCTCATCTTTTTTTACGTTCAGGCCGGTGAGTTCCAGATCCAGAGACAGAAATTCAACTCCCCTCAGATTCATCAAAGACCCCTCTCAATTCCGTAATGCCCCTTCAAAAACTTTTGAAATCTTGAAATTACCTTAAAACTCTCTTTCAAGACGAGCGCCTCAATTTTGTCAATCTGGGAAATATTAACGACGTTTGCCCTTCCATCCCCCTCGAGCAGGATTCTGGACTGGTTTTTGAGTCTTAAATCCTGCAGGAATTCGTAACTTTCCTTCAGAGATTCAAGCATCTCCTCATCAGCAACCCCATTCAGCTTCTCAATTCTGTCCCTCGTGTTTGTGATCTCGATGAATCCGTTTTCAAGCGCCAGTACTCTCACACCATTGGTTATGGGATAGATCCCGCTCATCTTGATGTCCACCTCCTTTTTCATTCTCAGTCCAAAGAGACCCAGTGGTGGTTCGGACATCGTTGCATCGTAGGCAAGAAAACGCAGAGACTGACTCGTAAAACTCTGTTTTATCTCGTCGATAAGTTCAGAGTGGAGTCTTTCGCTTCCGTAAACTGGTCTGAGATCCAGAAAGACAGACAGATACCTTATGTTGTCCGGTGTGAGATTCAGGAACCAGTCCTTGAAAACTTTCTTCCAGTTTTCCACGTCTCTGTTCCACCTGGGATTTGATGCCATATAATTTCCTTCGCACTTTGGAATTCCGATATAGTCCAGTGTTTCGCAAACCCTTTTCCCGAGTTCAAGCATGATTTCAGAATCTCCACCCGAGTGGATTATGGCGTTGTCCTGATCTGTAGCCATAACCTGCTCTCTTCTCGCAGAACTCCCCATGTGAATCCACACAAATTCCGGTAGGTTTCCAAATTCTCTCTCGACCTCTTTAACCTTCTCCTCCACAACTTTGGAGACAACGAAATCGTAAATGTCGGTGAGCAAACTGGAGAGATCGTAAAAGTGCATTCCCCTCAAGACGAGGTTAGCTATGGATATTTTCAGGCTTGAAAATGCTGCCTTCAGTTCCTCAATATTTTTGGCCTTTTTCAGCTTCCTGTAGAGAACTATCAGGGAAGTTCTGGGTTCAAACAGCATCAAAACGTCGTTTGCAGTAATAACACCTTCAACCCTACCGTTTTTCGTCACCACAAGGTGATTTATTCCCCTTTTAAGCAGCTCAATATGTGCCTCAAAAACTGGCGAGTCAGCGTCTATTGTCGCTACCGGAGAGCTCATGTAGGCAGAAACCTTTTCTTCCGGAGTTTTTCCGTGTATAACAAACGTTCTCAGGTCTTTGCTGGTTAGTATTCCTACGGGCTTCATGTCATCGGTAACAACGACTATTGAGCCCACCCCTCCCATCTCCATTTTCAGGGCGGCATTTTTTATGCTGGTGTGGGGATAGCATACAACCGGGCTTTTCGTCACAAGCTCTGAAACCTTCGTGAGGAAGAGCCTATCTGCAATCTTGTCTTCTTTAATAATATCAGTAATTCTGCTGAATTTTTTCTCCTCAAAACTTCTGAAAAACTCCTGAAACCTGTTATTTTTCTCCATAAGCCTCTTAAAGACATCTTTCCTAATCAGGTAGCATATCGTATCCTCCTCTGCCTTTGCTTCCTTCAAGTAAACATCTCCAAGACCGAAAATTTCTCCTCTGGAGATCTGGTCAACCAGCTCCCCGTCGTCGTAAATTCCAACTCTGCCTGAAAAAACGAGAAAAACGTAGTCGCTTTTCTCCCCCTTTTTCAGAATTGGTTTCCCTTCCTCGTAAGCTTCAACTTCCAGATTTCCGACCAGCAAATCCAGTTCATCATCTGAAAGCAGATTGAACGGCTTTATTTTTTTAACAAACTCTCTGGGTGGCAACATTTCCCGATAATAAATCATAAATGTTTATAAAGGTTTTTTCGGTGTTCATAACTGAAAATATTAATCAAAATTTGTTATTTGGATAAATCAAAAAATTTAAATATGTTAGAAATATCACTAACAATTAGGTAATTAGAGAGGTGGAAAGATGCCTTGGCCGCCGAAGGTGTTTTGGGTAGGTTTGGTAGTGTACTACGGCTTTGTAGCACTGTGCTGGATTGCCGAAGCGACAGCAGGGATCAACCACATTCCGACCGCACCGTTCTGGTATGCATCGTTTCTGGGAACGTTCCTGATACCACTGCTGATGTCAATAATCTACTTCTACTTCCCGGAAAAGGCTGAAGAAGCGAGAGGTGGTGGGTAATGGCCGCGGTTGAAGCGCCTGTTGTAGGAATAACCGTGCTGTACTTTCTTGCAATAGTGGTCATAGGTTACTACTCGAGACAGAGACTGAAGAGCGCAACTGACTACTACGTTGCGGGAAGGCAGATAGGTGCTGTTGTCAACGGTCTGGCTTTGGAGTCCACGTATCTCAGCCCTGCCTCGATGCTGGGTTTGCCGGCGTACATATTCATCCTGGGCTATCCGTTCTGGTGGGCAATGTCGGCAATCATAGCCGGAATGCCAATAGCAACACTGCTGACAGCCTCAGCGCTAAGAAAGTACGCTCCTACAAGTTTCGCCGACTACTATGCTGACAGATACAACGATCAAAATCTGAGATGGCTGGTGGGAATAGTGACTGTGATCGGAGCGGTGCTGTACATAACTCTCTCCATTGTTGGTATGGCGTTATTCCTCCTTGCGATTGCAAAGGTCCCCTATATCATTGGTGTTGTTATTGGAACGATAATAGTCATGCTTTATGTTGTATGGGGAGGTATGATCGCAACAAGCTGGAATGCAGCATTCCAGGCATTTCTAATGACCGTCGCAGCAGTGATAGCAGCAATAGCCATTGTGGTGAAGCTGGGTGGAATCGGAGGATTCTATGAGGCGGTACTGGCCAACAACCCCAAGTTCTGGAACACGCCCAGCGATCCTCAGGTTCCACACTTGCTCAGCGGAACATGGATTGCAGTCATTGGTTGGTTCTTCGTCTGGCATTACGGATTCGCTACGATGCCCTACACCGTCGTGAGGTTCTTCACAACCATGGACATCAAGACAGCGAGAAGAAGCATCTTCTGGTGCACACTTGCTGCAGGTATATTCTACATGGCCCTTCAGATAATCGGTGCAGCCTCAAAACTGATGATTGAAACCGGTCCGATGGGTGGACAGGGTGCCAATGCTGTGGCAATACTGAAGAACTACATGGCTCAGTACGGCGTGGGTGGATGGCCGGACTACTCGATGGTCGCTGCGGTCGAAGCTCTGCAGAATCCATGGATTCTGGGTATACTCTGTGCCGGTGGTTTGGCCATAGCCATGTCAACCGCTGCCGGGTGGGTTATGGTCGTTAACACCCTTGTTACGAGGGACTGGGGAGACCTGATGCTCAGGAGCAAGTTTGCCAAGGAGAATCCGATCACACTCGCCAGAATCGTTTCGGTGATATTCTTACTCGTTGGACTTGCAATAGCCATCAACCCGCCGGGACTTGTCCTTGACCTCTCAGGATGGGCCTTCGTTGTCATAATCTCCGCCCTCGGTCCGGGACTGATTCTGGGTCTGTGGTGGAAGAGGGCCACCAGAACTGCGATGTGGGCAACCGCAATTATCATGACTCCGCTTCACCTATACGCCTGGCTCAAAGCAAAGCTTGTTCTCGGACACCATGCGTTCTTCTTCCTCAACGATGTGCTTTTCGGCAATCCAAAGGCACTGATAACGCCCCACCAGGTCTGGGCCATACCTGTTGGCTTCCTGCTGTTCATAGTAATCTCACTGCTGACAAAACCGGTTGAGGAGGAGGCCGTGCAGAAGTACTGCGTTGAACTTACGGAAGAGGTTTAATTTTTCTTTTTTTGTTTCTGCTGTCCACAATAAAAATTACCCGATTTTGTCAGTGGCAGAAGCATGAAAATAATGACTGTATACGAATCATCGCCAAAACAAACACGGGCCGGGAGGGATTTGAACCCCCGACTGCGGGATTAAGAGTCCCGCGCTCTGCCTGGCTAAGCTACCGGCCCATTTCTCAAGGGTCTTAAAGCTCAGGGTTTAAAGACTTAACGCCTTCAGCACTTTTTCAGCCACACCCCTCCCTATGAGAGATGCAACTCTGCTGCTGTTTTTCATAATTTCTTCTGCATTTCTTATTCCTGCATTGTAAAGCTTTCTCGCCCTTACCCTTCCAATGTACTTTATCTCCACAAGGTCGAGCAACTCCTCTCTTACGCCATGCTTTATCCTCTCCGTCAACCCCCTCACACAGTTGTTGCCGATCTCCTCTGCAATTCTGTTCATCGCATTGCTGAGCCACTCGGCAGTTTCAATTATTCTCCTCAGGTCTCCGGGAGCGATTGAGTACTTGCTGCAGATTTCGTCCTCGTCCATTTCCTCAATCCAGTCTTTAAGGCAGAGGGCGGTTTTAACTTCGGACAAGAACCAGTCATACTCAACCGAGAACTCAGAAGGATAGTAGGTAAGATTCTTCCTGAGCCTGAAAGCCTCCTCCTCTACCCAGGAGTCTGTCTTCCTGATGTTCAGCCTTTCCATGTCCGGAGTTCTGCAGATGAGGTGCAAAGCTCCTGTGTCGTCCAGTTCCATTCTGCTCAGCACATCGTGAAATATGAACCCGGTCATCGGATCGATGTAAAGTCTGGATACAAGCAACCCAAGCTTTGTTGGAACGAGATACCCGTCCTCCTCAATCATACCCCAGTTTTCAAGCTGTCTTACAACCCTTTCGAGCTCATAAGCAAGAGATATTTCATTCTGCTTGAAGAAAAATGTATCCGAGAAAAACTCTTCAAGCTCATCAACCGTCCTCGCATAACCGTCGCAGATGATCGAGAGGCTGTGAAACCTCAGGTGTGTCTCAACACCAAGTTTTGACGTTATCCTTTCCGGTTCCCCAAAAATGTACCTTTCCCTGACCAGATCTCTATCTCTCCTGTTCACGCATACAATTGCCTCTCCGTACTCATCCATTCCCGGTCTTCCAGCTCTTCCAGCCATTTGCTTGTATTCTGAAACCTTAATTCTTTTTGAATAACCATCGAAGCGGTAAATGCTCCTGATAATTACCCTTCTCGCTGGCAGGTTTACACCAGCAGCAAGCGTTGGTGTCGCAACCACAACCCTGAGGTCGCCTTTTCTGAAAGCCTCCTCCACGATCTTTCTCTGACTGCTGAGCAGTCCTGCGTGATGAAAGGCAGCACCCTTCCGGCAACAATCAGCCAGCTTTCTGCTCATTTCTCCTTCGTTTTCTTCAAGAATGGGTTTTGCTATCCTGTCATTTTTAACGTATTTGCCGGTAATTTTTGAGAGCTTAACAGCCGTACTCTCAGCTCCCCTTCTTGTTGATTCGAAAACAAGAACTCCTCCCCCCTCGACCACACACTCCTCCACAAGGTCTTCAAAACTCTTCCTGGTGACACCATCCGAAACCAGCTCGAGCTCATCTCCACACAGTATACCCTCAGTCAGCGGAACCGGCCTCCAATCGCTTGCATAATACTCTGCATCCAGCCACTCAGCAATCTCGTCAACGTTTGGAGCTGTTGCCGAAAGGCCGATAATTCTCAGCTTTCTGTTCATTCTTCTCATTTTGGTAACAAGAATTTCGAGTGTCGCTCCCCTCTTCTCCGAATCCAGTAGATGGATCTCATCAAGAACCAGGCATGAAATGTTTTTTATCCAGCCTGCTCTGTTTCTTATGAGTGAATCGGCCTTTTCACTCGTTGTAATGATGATATCGCAATCTGCGAGGTGCTCGTCTCTCGACTCATAATCTCCAACTGAAATTCCTATTCTCAATCCTATCTTCTTCCATTTTTTGAAGCTATCATATTTTTCACTTGCAAGAGCCCTTAAGGGGACAACATAAATGCACTTTCCACCTTTTATTGCTTCTCTAACCATTGCAAGCTCAGCAAGAAGAGTTTTTCCAGATGCAGTTGGCATGGCAAGGAGCAGGTTTTTATCTGAAAAAACTCTGTCAACTACCTCTGCCTGCGGAGGAAAAAGCTCCTCAATCCCCTCTTCTTTCAAGATCTTTACAGCATAGCTGGATATATATTCAGAAAGCTCTTCCACCTTCACCAAAAATCCTATGCAGGAGGAAACTAAAAACTTTCCACAATGGTGTTAAAAATAAAAAGGTCAGCGACCCTTGAACTGGGGCTTTTCCTTTCTCAGGAAGGCCGATATACCCTCTCTCAGGTCTTCAGTTGAGAACAGCAGGCCTGCTGCCGTGCACTCCCATTCCAGCCCAATGTCCATCGGCACCTCCCCGCCCTTGTTGATCAGTCTCTTTATCAGTGCCATTGAAATCGGTGCACAGCGCTCGGCAATATTTCTTGCGTACCTCATCACTTCCTCCTCAAACCTGTCGTCGTCGAAGACCTTGTTGATCAGTCCCCACTTCTCTGCCTCCTCTGCCGTGATTCTCTCTCCTGTCAGAGCAAGCTGCATTGCCCTGCTGATTCCGACCAGCTTTACCATCCTCTGCGTTCCACTCCACCCCGGCAGGAGACCGAGTCCCACTTCAGGCAGGCCAATTACTGCCGACTTCTTTGCCAGCCTTATATCACAGTTCATTGCAATTTCGAGTCCTCCACCGAGTGCATAGCCGTTGATTGCAGCAATTACAGGCTTTGGAATTTCCCGGAGTCTGGTAAAAACTCTCTCACCCCTCCTGTTGTGTTCAAGGAAGTCGAATGGGTGGGTTATGAGTGTTGTCAGATCAGCTCCAGCAGAGAATGCCCTATCTCCCGCACCTGTGATCACGATCACCCTCGTGTCCTTATCGTTCCAGAGCATTGTAATTGCCTTATCAAGCTCGTCCATCAGCTCCGGTGAAATCGTGTTCAGCCTGTCCGGCCTGTTTAGAACCAGTTTTGTTACGCCACCCTCAAGCCTCTCTATCTTTATCGTTTTAAATTCCTCTTTTTTCTCTCCCGCATCCTCCTTTGGCTTCAGGAGTTCTTCGAGCTTACCCTCCTTTAACGTCCTTGCGGGCTCGAATATCTTCTTTCCAAACTGCTTTGCCAGCTCCTCAAGCCTTTTTGCAATCTGCTCCGATCCAAACTGCTTTGCCAGCTCAAATGGGCCGAAGGGTCTGTTGAGGCCCAGCTTTACTGCCGTGTCAATATCCTGTGGTGTGGCAACTCCCATCTCAACAAGCCTGACAGCTTCGTTTATCTCAACAAAGGTGAAATCCATCGGATTGATCCTGTCAGTAGCTTTGCTCGAGTCGATTTTTGGTCTGCCTGCACTCCAGTCGTACCACCCCATTCCTGTTTTCCTTCCAAGTTTGTTTTCCCTGACCATCTTCTCCAGAAACTCTGGGGGCTCGTAGTCCGGGCTGATTGTCTTTGCATAGTATTTCATAGCGTTGTAGAATATATCAACTCCGGTGTAGTCCATTAGCTCGAATGGCCCCATCGGCAGACCGAGCCTTCTTACGGTTGCATCGACTTCTTCCGGGGTGGCAATACCTTTCTCTATTATACACATCAGCAGAACTCCAGCCGGTGCCTGGACACGATTTACTATAAACCCGGGGACGTCTTTCTCAACCCTGACCGGCACCTTTCCTATGCTCTTGACGAATTCAACCAGAATCTGCATTGTCTCTTCATCTGTTTTTTCCCCTCTTATTACCTCCACCAGTTTCATCAAAACCGGCGGATTGAAGAAGTGCAGTCCGGCGAACTTATCTGGCCTTGACGTAAACCCGCCGAGCATTGTGATCTTCATCGTTGAGGTATTGCTGGCGAAGATTGCATCTTTTTTAGCAAACCTGTCCACCTCTTCCCAGACCTGCTTTTTGATGTCAACAACCTCCGGAACAGCCTCGATTACAAGATCAGCATCTTTTACAGCCTCTTCCAGGTCGAGAGTCGTTTTTATCCGTGAAAGAACTTCATCAGCGCTCTTTATCCTTCCCTTCTGTTCCAGTTTTACCAGACTCTCCTTTATCATGCTCATTCCCCTGTCTATGAACTCCTGCTTGATATCCCTCATTGTCACCTCGTATCCGGCCATTGCGCA
The DNA window shown above is from Archaeoglobus neptunius and carries:
- a CDS encoding DUF294 nucleotidyltransferase-like domain-containing protein, coding for MLPPREFVKKIKPFNLLSDDELDLLVGNLEVEAYEEGKPILKKGEKSDYVFLVFSGRVGIYDDGELVDQISRGEIFGLGDVYLKEAKAEEDTICYLIRKDVFKRLMEKNNRFQEFFRSFEEKKFSRITDIIKEDKIADRLFLTKVSELVTKSPVVCYPHTSIKNAALKMEMGGVGSIVVVTDDMKPVGILTSKDLRTFVIHGKTPEEKVSAYMSSPVATIDADSPVFEAHIELLKRGINHLVVTKNGRVEGVITANDVLMLFEPRTSLIVLYRKLKKAKNIEELKAAFSSLKISIANLVLRGMHFYDLSSLLTDIYDFVVSKVVEEKVKEVEREFGNLPEFVWIHMGSSARREQVMATDQDNAIIHSGGDSEIMLELGKRVCETLDYIGIPKCEGNYMASNPRWNRDVENWKKVFKDWFLNLTPDNIRYLSVFLDLRPVYGSERLHSELIDEIKQSFTSQSLRFLAYDATMSEPPLGLFGLRMKKEVDIKMSGIYPITNGVRVLALENGFIEITNTRDRIEKLNGVADEEMLESLKESYEFLQDLRLKNQSRILLEGDGRANVVNISQIDKIEALVLKESFKVISRFQKFLKGHYGIERGL
- a CDS encoding CoA transferase — translated: MSVEEYMDYVKKLLGAEDIFDRPEPLKGIRVLEVCSVVLGPAATDYLAEFGAEVIKFEARRGDQMRYVTPYAYFWRNLSPGLLEQNHNKYWVGMHLGHPKARELFYEFVKKSDVVVDNLTPGRLSKWGLSYDRLREINPGIIQLHVSGFGSWGPYTGRTSYDAIAQSEGGLAYITGFEGRGPLKSGVWIADWTTALMCAVAVVAALNYRERTGEGQYIDYSQVENVIRLLDWTWTYVDLTGENRERMGNRDPAICPSDLFDCRDGWVAIVAFSEEEFKGLCQAMERMDLYERFADPLERLKDENARLILKEIAEWAKNKSVKEIEDLAEKYGFAATHVVDAEEAYYSEHLRERGAIMAYDDPLYGEFVEPCYPPRMETPSRLKWGARPIGFDNEFVLTKYLGLSMDEIEQLYEEGVIYRWNPDVKPQCPPPDWDGKKGLKFP
- a CDS encoding 3-hydroxyacyl-CoA dehydrogenase/enoyl-CoA hydratase family protein gives rise to the protein MDAGERIKKVAVLGAGLMGHGIAEVCAMAGYEVTMRDIKQEFIDRGMSMIKESLVKLEQKGRIKSADEVLSRIKTTLDLEEAVKDADLVIEAVPEVVDIKKQVWEEVDRFAKKDAIFASNTSTMKITMLGGFTSRPDKFAGLHFFNPPVLMKLVEVIRGEKTDEETMQILVEFVKSIGKVPVRVEKDVPGFIVNRVQAPAGVLLMCIIEKGIATPEEVDATVRRLGLPMGPFELMDYTGVDIFYNAMKYYAKTISPDYEPPEFLEKMVRENKLGRKTGMGWYDWSAGRPKIDSSKATDRINPMDFTFVEINEAVRLVEMGVATPQDIDTAVKLGLNRPFGPFELAKQFGSEQIAKRLEELAKQFGKKIFEPARTLKEGKLEELLKPKEDAGEKKEEFKTIKIERLEGGVTKLVLNRPDRLNTISPELMDELDKAITMLWNDKDTRVIVITGAGDRAFSAGADLTTLITHPFDFLEHNRRGERVFTRLREIPKPVIAAINGYALGGGLEIAMNCDIRLAKKSAVIGLPEVGLGLLPGWSGTQRMVKLVGISRAMQLALTGERITAEEAEKWGLINKVFDDDRFEEEVMRYARNIAERCAPISMALIKRLINKGGEVPMDIGLEWECTAAGLLFSTEDLREGISAFLRKEKPQFKGR
- a CDS encoding exonuclease domain-containing protein, whose amino-acid sequence is MNLRGVEFLSLDLELTGLNVKKDEMLAIGAVPIVGTRILAGESYYSLIRPEKFKIETIKIHGLDPKKLEKARSFCELADEIFRLVNGKVLVGYAIEIDYNFLRRALKKEGYKMKNERIDIIDLERALCYILGERPINEMTLDRLAEKYGIKTPYRHNALADAFITAQIFQIQLLGTIKYGIKTFDKLKELMKRAERSGQFGHIF
- a CDS encoding DEAD/DEAH box helicase; the encoded protein is MKVEELSEYISSYAVKILKEEGIEELFPPQAEVVDRVFSDKNLLLAMPTASGKTLLAELAMVREAIKGGKCIYVVPLRALASEKYDSFKKWKKIGLRIGISVGDYESRDEHLADCDIIITTSEKADSLIRNRAGWIKNISCLVLDEIHLLDSEKRGATLEILVTKMRRMNRKLRIIGLSATAPNVDEIAEWLDAEYYASDWRPVPLTEGILCGDELELVSDGVTRKSFEDLVEECVVEGGGVLVFESTRRGAESTAVKLSKITGKYVKNDRIAKPILEENEGEMSRKLADCCRKGAAFHHAGLLSSQRKIVEEAFRKGDLRVVVATPTLAAGVNLPARRVIIRSIYRFDGYSKRIKVSEYKQMAGRAGRPGMDEYGEAIVCVNRRDRDLVRERYIFGEPERITSKLGVETHLRFHSLSIICDGYARTVDELEEFFSDTFFFKQNEISLAYELERVVRQLENWGMIEEDGYLVPTKLGLLVSRLYIDPMTGFIFHDVLSRMELDDTGALHLICRTPDMERLNIRKTDSWVEEEAFRLRKNLTYYPSEFSVEYDWFLSEVKTALCLKDWIEEMDEDEICSKYSIAPGDLRRIIETAEWLSNAMNRIAEEIGNNCVRGLTERIKHGVREELLDLVEIKYIGRVRARKLYNAGIRNAEEIMKNSSRVASLIGRGVAEKVLKALSL
- a CDS encoding sodium:solute symporter family protein translates to MAAVEAPVVGITVLYFLAIVVIGYYSRQRLKSATDYYVAGRQIGAVVNGLALESTYLSPASMLGLPAYIFILGYPFWWAMSAIIAGMPIATLLTASALRKYAPTSFADYYADRYNDQNLRWLVGIVTVIGAVLYITLSIVGMALFLLAIAKVPYIIGVVIGTIIVMLYVVWGGMIATSWNAAFQAFLMTVAAVIAAIAIVVKLGGIGGFYEAVLANNPKFWNTPSDPQVPHLLSGTWIAVIGWFFVWHYGFATMPYTVVRFFTTMDIKTARRSIFWCTLAAGIFYMALQIIGAASKLMIETGPMGGQGANAVAILKNYMAQYGVGGWPDYSMVAAVEALQNPWILGILCAGGLAIAMSTAAGWVMVVNTLVTRDWGDLMLRSKFAKENPITLARIVSVIFLLVGLAIAINPPGLVLDLSGWAFVVIISALGPGLILGLWWKRATRTAMWATAIIMTPLHLYAWLKAKLVLGHHAFFFLNDVLFGNPKALITPHQVWAIPVGFLLFIVISLLTKPVEEEAVQKYCVELTEEV